Proteins encoded together in one Corallococcus soli window:
- a CDS encoding HEAT repeat domain-containing protein: MSRSFVALSLAVSCLTLGGCKKEDPKTPEYWQSSLEGARRADDRVRVIESLRTSGNVNEAFLPFLHARLTSERKPEVKAAVARTLGDLHHPSSLEPLTAALDPSASDSSEQQVNKAIVGALGKIGDARAVPSLVPLLRSKDNYTRIEAVQVLGALKAKPAVDTLIQLATDEAAEPFLNKKAIEALGHIGDPRAIPALLRTLTKERRGVSFYVESSFALYQMGAPAADALLPALEGKDPELLTWAKAQGVNPASYPMKVAQVLGDLKDKRAVAPLVKQLSFTHSDPQIQALVRMQAADSLGRMRAPEAVKPLSALVSEPDPTVRDVYVRALTLVGSRDALPALEKAAGSPDWYAREVALKGIALLGDAREQPMLAKLAAAEPARTAADCKVTGEEGCEDAAALGKKRADLVLGHGAVLEAAQACTGDAACWSQRLAKADAVLLERAALELGRSGAADQGPTLATRLTEKNTEARATVIQAVDWLTDEPAAAKKLREASLPAMRKQLEDEKGNTNFVRVNEDLRRLLIKLERA; the protein is encoded by the coding sequence ATGTCCCGCTCATTCGTCGCCCTGTCCCTGGCGGTGTCCTGCCTCACGCTCGGTGGATGCAAGAAGGAGGACCCGAAGACGCCGGAGTACTGGCAGTCCAGTCTGGAGGGGGCCCGCCGCGCGGACGACCGCGTGCGAGTCATTGAGTCGCTGCGCACGTCCGGCAACGTGAACGAGGCGTTCCTGCCCTTCCTGCACGCGCGGCTGACCTCGGAGCGCAAGCCGGAGGTGAAGGCGGCGGTGGCGCGGACGCTGGGGGACCTGCACCACCCGTCCTCGCTGGAGCCGCTGACGGCGGCGTTGGACCCCTCCGCGAGCGACTCCTCCGAGCAGCAGGTGAACAAGGCCATCGTCGGCGCGCTGGGGAAGATTGGGGATGCGCGCGCGGTGCCTTCGCTGGTGCCGCTGCTGCGCAGCAAGGACAACTACACGCGCATCGAGGCCGTCCAGGTGCTGGGCGCGCTGAAGGCGAAGCCGGCGGTGGACACGCTCATCCAGCTGGCGACGGACGAGGCCGCGGAGCCCTTCCTCAACAAGAAGGCGATTGAGGCGCTGGGGCATATTGGCGACCCGCGCGCCATCCCCGCCCTGCTGCGCACGCTGACGAAGGAGCGCCGGGGCGTGTCCTTCTACGTGGAGAGCAGCTTCGCGCTGTACCAGATGGGCGCGCCCGCGGCGGACGCGCTCCTGCCGGCGCTGGAGGGCAAGGACCCGGAGCTGCTCACGTGGGCGAAGGCCCAGGGCGTCAACCCGGCCAGCTACCCGATGAAGGTCGCGCAGGTGCTGGGCGACTTGAAGGACAAGCGCGCGGTGGCGCCGCTGGTGAAGCAGCTGTCGTTCACGCACTCGGATCCGCAGATTCAGGCGCTGGTGCGGATGCAGGCCGCGGATTCGCTCGGGCGGATGAGGGCCCCGGAGGCGGTGAAGCCGCTGTCGGCGCTCGTGTCGGAGCCGGACCCCACGGTGCGGGACGTCTACGTGCGCGCCCTGACGCTCGTGGGCAGCCGGGATGCGCTCCCCGCGCTGGAGAAGGCGGCGGGCAGCCCGGACTGGTACGCGCGGGAGGTGGCGCTGAAGGGCATCGCGCTGCTCGGGGACGCGCGGGAGCAGCCGATGCTGGCGAAGCTGGCCGCCGCGGAGCCCGCGCGCACCGCGGCGGACTGCAAGGTGACGGGCGAGGAGGGCTGCGAGGACGCGGCGGCGCTGGGCAAGAAGCGCGCGGACCTGGTGCTGGGCCACGGCGCGGTGCTGGAGGCGGCGCAGGCGTGCACCGGCGACGCGGCCTGCTGGTCGCAGCGGCTGGCCAAGGCGGACGCGGTGCTGCTGGAGCGCGCGGCGCTGGAGCTGGGGCGCTCGGGCGCTGCGGACCAGGGCCCGACGCTGGCCACGCGGCTCACGGAGAAGAACACCGAGGCGCGCGCCACGGTCATCCAGGCGGTGGACTGGCTGACGGACGAGCCCGCCGCCGCGAAGAAGCTGCGCGAGGCGTCCCTGCCCGCCATGCGCAAGCAGTTGGAGGACGAGAAGGGCAACACCAACTTCGTGCGCGTCAACGAGGACCTGCGCCGGCTGCTCATCAAGCTGGAGCGGGCCTGA
- a CDS encoding signal protein, producing MALAEDSRNASRPNILRRTYLLDREFQLKYILLLTGMGAGSMLLFGVLAHQGLRMSTEGGLSGEETLWWLTGAATVGMGIALGLFGLLFTHRVAGPVHVMSLYVAALAAGRYPRLRPLRRKDELRAFFGRFSEAVDRIRQREADEALALEQALSVLKALGTTPEAREALATLESLRARKRQAVDTSAPSASFKSVA from the coding sequence ATGGCCCTCGCCGAAGACAGTCGTAACGCGTCGCGTCCGAACATCCTGCGTCGGACGTACCTGCTCGACCGGGAGTTCCAGCTCAAATACATCCTGCTGCTCACGGGGATGGGGGCGGGGAGCATGCTGCTGTTCGGCGTGCTCGCGCACCAGGGGCTGCGGATGTCCACCGAAGGCGGGCTGTCGGGCGAGGAGACGCTCTGGTGGCTCACCGGCGCCGCCACCGTGGGCATGGGCATCGCGCTGGGCCTGTTCGGGCTGCTCTTCACGCACCGTGTGGCGGGCCCCGTCCACGTGATGAGCCTCTACGTCGCGGCGCTCGCGGCCGGCCGCTACCCGCGCCTGCGCCCCCTGCGGCGCAAGGACGAGCTGCGCGCCTTCTTCGGGCGCTTCAGCGAGGCGGTGGACCGCATCCGTCAGCGCGAGGCCGACGAGGCCCTGGCGCTGGAGCAGGCGCTGTCGGTGCTCAAGGCGCTGGGCACCACCCCCGAAGCGCGCGAAGCCCTGGCCACGCTGGAGTCCCTGCGTGCGCGCAAGCGGCAGGCGGTGGACACCTCCGCCCCGTCCGCCTCCTTCAAGTCCGTGGCCTGA
- the fmt gene encoding methionyl-tRNA formyltransferase — translation MSRPRIVFMGTPEFAVASLEACFDVGDVVAVVTQPDKPKGRSGAPTAPPVKERALERGLPVLQPQKLRTPPFAEELRQYAPDVCVVTAYGKILPKDLLALPVKGCVNVHASLLPRFRGAAPIQWAIAHGDAQTGVTLMVMDEGLDTGPMLATKQLPIAPDETSATLHTKLAALGGDLLRESLPRYLRGELAPAPQPSEGMVLAPIIDKEDAKLDFTKSAVELDRRLRAFTPWPGAYTLLSGKVFKVHRMRPASGKGAPGTVLSAGPEGIEVACGEGSLVFLDVQPEGKRVMRASDFLSGHKLPPGSQPFMS, via the coding sequence ATGAGCCGCCCCCGCATCGTCTTCATGGGCACGCCCGAGTTCGCCGTGGCCTCGCTGGAGGCCTGCTTCGACGTCGGTGACGTCGTGGCCGTCGTCACCCAGCCGGACAAGCCCAAGGGCCGCAGCGGCGCCCCCACCGCGCCCCCGGTGAAGGAGCGCGCGCTGGAGAGGGGCCTGCCGGTGCTCCAGCCGCAGAAGCTGCGCACGCCGCCCTTCGCGGAGGAGCTGCGCCAGTACGCCCCCGACGTCTGCGTGGTGACGGCCTACGGGAAGATCCTCCCCAAGGACCTGCTGGCCCTGCCGGTGAAGGGCTGCGTCAACGTGCACGCGTCGCTGCTGCCGCGCTTCCGGGGCGCGGCGCCCATCCAGTGGGCCATCGCGCACGGCGACGCCCAGACGGGCGTGACGCTGATGGTGATGGACGAGGGCCTGGACACGGGCCCCATGCTGGCGACGAAGCAGCTGCCCATCGCCCCGGACGAGACGAGCGCCACGCTGCACACGAAGCTGGCCGCGCTGGGCGGGGACCTGCTGCGTGAATCCCTGCCGCGCTACCTGCGCGGGGAGCTGGCGCCCGCGCCCCAGCCGTCCGAGGGCATGGTGCTGGCGCCCATCATCGACAAGGAGGACGCGAAGCTGGACTTCACGAAGTCCGCGGTGGAGCTGGACCGGCGCCTGCGCGCCTTCACGCCGTGGCCCGGCGCGTACACCTTGCTGTCAGGCAAGGTCTTCAAGGTGCACCGCATGCGCCCTGCTTCGGGAAAGGGCGCGCCCGGCACGGTGTTGTCGGCGGGGCCGGAGGGCATCGAGGTGGCGTGCGGCGAAGGGTCGCTCGTCTTCCTGGACGTCCAGCCAGAGGGCAAGCGGGTGATGCGCGCGTCCGACTTCCTCTCCGGCCACAAACTACCGCCGGGCAGTCAGCCGTTCATGTCTTGA
- a CDS encoding type II 3-dehydroquinate dehydratase, which yields MGMKLLVLHGPNLNLLGEREDTAGGRLSDLDAALRAKAKALGLELKIVQSNHEGVLIDTLHAERKGVEGIVINPAGLFTSYALKEALEAVGLPAIEVLLKPPARESVVAEACAMQVLGLHGFDPYFQALETFASGIFHPAIPGPVKTLGRRKGKGAASPEAGASRPAPRLVGKVHPLKGGPAAPLPLATPARSLARTAEAGGHLKTLGRKSTTSSDAKSEGRAGKTLGRAAKAGATPASDLLTRALVRQKIADRLAGRLSEAELATWARAKYQQVQRGEPAESGHRDLLEESLQSLTLSHLPATRMSDEQLVDLMTRLEEG from the coding sequence ATGGGCATGAAGCTGCTGGTGTTGCACGGACCGAACCTCAACCTCCTGGGCGAGCGCGAGGACACCGCCGGGGGCCGCCTGTCGGACCTCGACGCGGCCCTGCGCGCGAAGGCGAAGGCGCTGGGCCTGGAGCTGAAAATCGTCCAGTCCAACCACGAGGGCGTGCTCATCGACACGCTGCACGCCGAGCGCAAGGGCGTGGAGGGCATCGTCATCAACCCGGCGGGCCTCTTCACGTCCTACGCGCTGAAGGAGGCGCTGGAGGCGGTGGGGCTGCCCGCCATCGAAGTGCTGCTCAAGCCCCCCGCGCGCGAGTCCGTGGTCGCGGAGGCGTGCGCGATGCAGGTGCTGGGGCTGCACGGCTTCGACCCCTACTTCCAGGCGCTGGAGACGTTCGCCAGCGGCATCTTCCACCCCGCCATCCCCGGGCCGGTGAAGACGCTGGGGCGCCGCAAGGGCAAGGGCGCGGCCTCGCCGGAGGCCGGCGCCTCCCGGCCAGCGCCCCGGCTGGTGGGCAAGGTGCATCCGCTCAAGGGCGGCCCGGCGGCCCCGCTGCCCCTGGCGACCCCCGCGCGCTCGCTGGCGCGCACGGCGGAGGCGGGCGGGCACCTGAAGACGCTGGGCCGCAAGTCGACGACGTCCTCCGACGCGAAGTCGGAGGGCCGGGCGGGCAAGACGCTGGGCCGCGCGGCGAAGGCGGGGGCCACGCCCGCGTCGGACCTGCTCACCCGGGCGCTGGTGCGCCAGAAGATCGCGGACCGGCTGGCCGGAAGACTCAGTGAGGCGGAACTGGCCACCTGGGCACGCGCGAAGTATCAGCAGGTCCAGCGTGGCGAACCCGCGGAGAGTGGCCACCGCGACCTCCTGGAGGAAAGCCTCCAGAGCCTCACCCTGTCCCATCTGCCCGCGACGCGGATGTCGGACGAGCAACTGGTGGATTTGATGACCCGGCTGGAAGAAGGATGA
- the rsmB gene encoding 16S rRNA (cytosine(967)-C(5))-methyltransferase RsmB → MNARTLAINILARVRATDAYLNVVLDTALSEHPPKDPRDASLVTELTYGATRRQMALDYAITRFADRKLDALEDKVLAALRVGAYQLFHTRVPARAAVAETVQALKDVGLARAAGFTNAILRKLSELPSAPLPSQKDAVEYLSVRESHPRWLVERWIRQFGRERAEAMLVANNLPPAVVVRANTSKVTRDALLAQLKEVGVDARATEASPVGIILPPVGRVEDLYGYAEGLWQVQDEAAQLVGVYGQIPESARVLDACAAPGGKACHQAETHDVVAVDLHANKLRKIDAEAQRLGLSARLKAFAHDAAEPFPEAWGEFHAVVVDAPCSGLGTLRRHPELRYRRKEEDVSRLAALQRRILENCQEAVPPGGLLVYAVCTPEPQEGQDQVDMFLRSHPDWTAEPPVLPGLKLPLAQAWLRTLPGPEGYDGFFAARLRKMY, encoded by the coding sequence ATGAACGCCCGTACCCTCGCCATCAACATCCTCGCGCGCGTGCGCGCCACGGACGCCTACCTCAACGTCGTGCTGGACACGGCGCTGTCGGAGCACCCCCCCAAGGACCCGCGCGACGCGTCGCTCGTCACCGAGCTGACCTACGGCGCCACCCGCCGGCAGATGGCGCTGGACTACGCCATCACCCGCTTCGCGGATCGCAAGCTGGACGCGCTGGAGGACAAGGTGCTGGCCGCGCTGCGCGTCGGCGCCTACCAGCTCTTCCACACCCGCGTGCCCGCGCGGGCCGCCGTGGCGGAGACGGTGCAGGCCCTGAAGGACGTGGGCCTGGCGCGCGCGGCGGGCTTCACCAACGCCATCCTGCGCAAGCTGTCGGAGCTGCCCTCCGCGCCGCTGCCCTCCCAGAAGGACGCGGTGGAGTACCTGTCCGTGCGCGAAAGCCACCCGCGCTGGCTGGTGGAGCGGTGGATCCGCCAGTTCGGCCGCGAGCGCGCGGAGGCGATGCTCGTGGCCAACAACCTGCCGCCCGCGGTGGTGGTGCGCGCCAACACGTCCAAGGTGACGCGCGACGCGCTGCTCGCCCAGCTGAAGGAGGTGGGCGTGGACGCCCGCGCCACGGAGGCCTCGCCCGTGGGCATCATCCTGCCCCCGGTGGGCCGGGTGGAGGACCTGTACGGCTACGCCGAGGGGCTGTGGCAGGTGCAGGACGAGGCCGCGCAGCTGGTGGGCGTCTACGGCCAGATTCCGGAGTCCGCGCGCGTGCTGGACGCGTGCGCAGCGCCGGGCGGCAAGGCCTGTCACCAGGCGGAGACGCACGACGTGGTGGCGGTGGACCTGCACGCCAACAAGCTGCGCAAGATTGACGCGGAGGCCCAGCGGCTGGGGCTGTCCGCCCGGCTGAAGGCCTTCGCGCACGACGCCGCGGAGCCGTTCCCGGAGGCCTGGGGCGAATTCCACGCGGTGGTGGTGGACGCGCCGTGCTCCGGGCTGGGCACGCTGCGCCGGCACCCGGAGCTGCGATACCGCCGCAAGGAGGAGGACGTGTCGCGGCTGGCCGCGCTCCAGCGGCGCATCCTGGAGAACTGCCAGGAAGCGGTGCCGCCCGGGGGCCTGCTGGTGTACGCGGTGTGCACGCCGGAGCCGCAGGAGGGCCAGGACCAGGTGGACATGTTCCTGCGCAGCCACCCGGACTGGACGGCGGAGCCGCCCGTGCTGCCCGGCCTCAAGCTGCCGCTCGCCCAGGCGTGGCTGCGCACGCTGCCGGGGCCGGAGGGCTACGACGGCTTCTTCGCCGCCCGGCTGCGCAAGATGTACTGA
- a CDS encoding LysR family transcriptional regulator, producing MQLESLKMFCDVVETGSFSRAAQLNHVTQSAVSQQIRALENRYEQKLLSRSARQVTPTPAGERLFRGCKEILARFAEVEQEIREQATEVQGATTVSTIYSVGLHELNAVQKQLLKTHPKVNMRLNYRRNDQVYDDVILGAAEIGIVAYPQPRAGVDILPFRDDKLAVVCAPNHAFATKTKVSVTALSGVPFIAFDREAPTRKALDRLFREKNIDINPVMEMDNVETIKRAVEMGLGVAILPLATAHAEIKASTLVAKPFAEGPVSRPIGLLIRKGKYLDRASAAVLEAFKQAALIPHDD from the coding sequence ATGCAGCTCGAATCATTGAAGATGTTCTGTGACGTGGTCGAGACGGGCTCGTTCTCGCGCGCGGCGCAGCTCAATCACGTCACGCAGTCGGCGGTGAGCCAGCAGATCCGCGCGCTGGAGAACCGCTATGAGCAGAAGCTGCTGTCGCGCAGCGCGCGTCAGGTGACGCCCACGCCGGCGGGCGAGCGGCTGTTCCGGGGCTGCAAGGAGATATTGGCGCGCTTCGCGGAGGTGGAGCAGGAGATCCGCGAGCAGGCCACGGAGGTGCAGGGCGCCACCACGGTGTCCACCATCTATTCGGTGGGTCTGCACGAGCTGAACGCGGTGCAGAAGCAGCTGTTGAAGACGCACCCCAAGGTGAACATGCGCCTGAACTACCGGCGCAATGATCAGGTCTACGACGACGTCATCCTTGGCGCGGCGGAGATTGGCATCGTGGCCTATCCGCAGCCGCGCGCGGGCGTGGACATCCTGCCGTTCCGCGACGACAAGCTGGCGGTGGTGTGCGCGCCCAACCACGCGTTCGCCACCAAGACGAAGGTGAGCGTCACGGCGCTGTCGGGCGTGCCCTTCATCGCCTTTGATCGGGAGGCGCCCACGCGCAAGGCATTGGACCGCCTGTTCCGCGAGAAGAACATCGACATCAATCCGGTGATGGAGATGGACAACGTGGAGACCATCAAGCGCGCGGTGGAGATGGGCCTGGGCGTGGCCATCCTCCCGCTCGCCACGGCGCACGCGGAGATCAAGGCGAGCACGCTCGTCGCGAAGCCCTTCGCCGAAGGGCCGGTGTCGCGCCCCATCGGCCTGCTCATCCGCAAGGGCAAGTACCTGGACCGCGCGTCCGCCGCCGTGCTGGAGGCCTTCAAGCAGGCCGCCCTGATTCCGCACGACGACTGA
- a CDS encoding MJ1255/VC2487 family glycosyltransferase: MRILYGVVGEGMGHATRSRVLLEALTKEHEVHIVVSGRAQSYLSQRFQNVHGIWGLTIAYEGNSVKKWQTVLQNLQGAVKGWPQNVRQYFDLVEGFKPDVVVSDFETFSYLFAKNHRLPVISVDNMQVINRCQHEPSLLAGHEEGFEASRAIVKAKLPGAFHYLTTTFFYPPLRKRRTTLAPSILRPEILTAKSEPGEHLLVYQTATTNTHLPEILKQSGVPCRVYGLRRDLKEDLVDGNLTYRPFSEAGFIDDLRTARAVVAGGGYTLMSEAVYLHKPLLSIPVGGQFEQVLNALYLEKLGYGMYVKELSLDALKAFLQRVPACEEALKGYEQDGNVKMLAALNDQLAQAYEHRGHWRMELAEMDGKA; the protein is encoded by the coding sequence ATGCGAATCCTGTACGGGGTCGTCGGCGAGGGGATGGGCCATGCGACGCGCTCGCGCGTGCTGCTCGAAGCGCTGACGAAGGAACACGAGGTCCACATCGTGGTGTCGGGGCGGGCGCAGAGCTACCTGTCCCAGCGCTTCCAGAACGTGCACGGCATCTGGGGCCTGACCATCGCCTACGAGGGGAACTCGGTGAAGAAGTGGCAGACGGTGCTGCAGAACCTGCAGGGCGCCGTGAAGGGTTGGCCGCAGAACGTGCGCCAGTACTTCGACCTGGTGGAGGGCTTCAAGCCGGACGTGGTGGTGAGCGACTTCGAGACGTTCAGCTACCTGTTCGCGAAGAACCACCGGCTGCCCGTCATCAGCGTGGACAACATGCAGGTCATCAACCGCTGCCAGCACGAGCCGTCCCTGCTGGCGGGGCACGAGGAGGGCTTCGAGGCCTCGCGCGCCATCGTGAAGGCGAAGCTGCCCGGGGCCTTCCACTACCTGACGACGACGTTCTTCTACCCGCCCCTGCGCAAGCGCCGCACCACGCTGGCGCCGTCCATCCTCCGGCCGGAGATCCTCACGGCGAAGTCGGAGCCGGGGGAACACCTGCTCGTGTACCAGACGGCGACGACGAACACGCACCTGCCGGAGATCCTCAAGCAGTCCGGCGTCCCGTGCCGCGTGTATGGCCTGCGCCGCGACCTCAAGGAGGACCTGGTGGATGGCAACCTCACCTACCGCCCCTTCAGCGAGGCGGGCTTCATCGACGACCTGCGCACCGCCCGCGCGGTGGTGGCCGGCGGCGGCTACACGCTGATGAGCGAGGCCGTCTACCTGCACAAGCCGCTGTTGAGCATCCCCGTGGGAGGCCAGTTCGAGCAGGTGCTCAATGCCCTGTACCTGGAGAAGCTGGGGTACGGCATGTATGTGAAGGAATTGAGCCTGGATGCGTTGAAGGCGTTCCTCCAGCGCGTGCCCGCCTGCGAGGAGGCCCTCAAGGGCTACGAGCAGGACGGGAACGTGAAGATGCTCGCCGCGCTCAATGACCAGCTGGCCCAGGCGTACGAGCACCGGGGCCACTGGCGCATGGAGCTGGCGGAGATGGACGGCAAGGCGTAG
- a CDS encoding SDR family NAD(P)-dependent oxidoreductase — MAQRTHTERKGLSLGALAAGVGAAMGLGRALRSRFSFKDRTVIITGGSRGLGLVMARLLVKEGARVAICGRDNETLQRARAELERDGGQVLAIRCDVRDQVQVDALVGAVHERWGAVDVLINNAGIIMVGPLESMTLADFEEAIDIHLWGPLYTTLAVVPDMKRRGEGRILNISSIGGKVSVPHLVPYSASKFALVGLSDGLRTELAQDGIKVTTACPGLMRTGSPRNASFKGDHEKEYAWFHVSDSTMGVSMGAERAARKIIEACRRGDAEALVGLPAKLATVGRALAPNLTARVLDAVNRLLPQDSNPDRHRGSESETPLTRSWLTEMSRRAAERNNENEVSLH; from the coding sequence ATGGCGCAACGAACTCACACCGAGCGAAAGGGCCTGTCCCTGGGCGCGCTGGCCGCGGGCGTGGGCGCGGCGATGGGGCTGGGCCGCGCGCTGCGGTCGCGCTTCAGCTTCAAGGACCGCACGGTCATCATCACCGGCGGTTCGCGGGGCCTGGGGCTGGTGATGGCGCGCCTGCTCGTGAAGGAGGGCGCGCGCGTGGCCATCTGCGGCCGCGACAACGAAACGCTCCAGCGGGCCCGCGCGGAGCTGGAGCGCGACGGGGGCCAGGTGCTGGCCATCCGGTGCGACGTGCGCGACCAGGTGCAGGTGGACGCCCTGGTGGGCGCGGTGCACGAGCGCTGGGGCGCGGTGGACGTGCTCATCAACAACGCGGGCATCATCATGGTGGGCCCGCTGGAGTCCATGACCCTGGCGGACTTCGAGGAGGCCATCGACATCCACCTGTGGGGCCCGCTGTACACGACGCTCGCGGTGGTGCCGGACATGAAGCGGCGCGGCGAGGGCCGCATCCTCAACATCTCCTCCATTGGCGGGAAGGTCAGCGTGCCGCACCTGGTGCCGTACTCCGCCAGCAAGTTCGCGCTGGTGGGCCTGTCAGACGGCCTGCGCACGGAGCTGGCCCAGGACGGCATCAAGGTGACGACGGCGTGCCCCGGCCTCATGCGCACCGGCAGCCCGCGCAACGCGTCCTTCAAGGGCGACCATGAGAAGGAGTACGCGTGGTTCCACGTCAGTGATTCGACAATGGGCGTGTCCATGGGCGCCGAACGCGCGGCGCGGAAGATCATCGAGGCGTGCCGGCGAGGCGACGCGGAGGCCCTGGTGGGCCTGCCCGCGAAGCTCGCCACGGTGGGCCGCGCCCTGGCGCCCAACCTCACCGCGCGCGTGCTGGACGCCGTCAACCGCCTGCTGCCCCAGGACAGCAACCCGGACCGCCACCGGGGCAGCGAGAGCGAGACGCCCCTCACCCGCTCCTGGCTCACGGAGATGAGCCGCCGCGCGGCGGAGCGCAACAACGAGAACGAGGTGTCCCTGCACTGA
- a CDS encoding peroxiredoxin family protein — MASTKIPLTLLDPDGGWVNAPVHVSELDGLPVLLHFWTMDCDDCAAQFEAVNQWVVDYGPRGLKVIGVDVTHSETELRDTNKVEGFAREHALRYPIAVDDGSMAKSYGVDKHPSFLLFGPDGRLSNRIGGKDALRRVRALLKDLPQADRELSGEVSDAEEAQVPASP; from the coding sequence ATGGCCTCGACGAAGATTCCCCTCACGCTCCTGGACCCGGATGGCGGCTGGGTGAACGCCCCCGTGCACGTCTCGGAGCTCGATGGACTGCCGGTCCTCCTGCACTTCTGGACCATGGACTGCGACGACTGCGCCGCGCAGTTCGAGGCCGTGAACCAGTGGGTCGTGGACTACGGGCCGCGCGGCCTGAAGGTCATTGGCGTGGACGTCACCCATTCGGAGACGGAGCTGCGCGACACCAACAAGGTGGAGGGCTTCGCGCGCGAGCACGCCCTGCGCTACCCCATCGCGGTGGATGACGGCTCCATGGCGAAGTCCTACGGCGTGGACAAGCACCCGTCCTTCCTCCTCTTCGGGCCGGATGGCCGGCTGAGTAACCGCATTGGCGGCAAGGACGCCCTGCGCCGGGTCCGCGCGCTGCTCAAGGACCTGCCCCAGGCGGACCGGGAGCTGTCGGGCGAGGTGTCCGACGCCGAAGAGGCCCAGGTCCCGGCCAGTCCCTAG
- a CDS encoding aminotransferase class I/II-fold pyridoxal phosphate-dependent enzyme — protein MHIPDFELERYFARWEFSAPYLLCASDVEGWRMADLLALASPEDSARWEALTLGYTETPGLPLLREAIAGMYPGLTPDDVLTFAGAQEALFVTMNVLLGPGTHAVVTWPGYQSLYEVARATGADVTLLRLREEDGWALDLDALEAALRPDTRGVVVNFPHNPTGSLPDRATFQALCALCEARGIHLFSDEVYRLLEYDAADTLPPAASCFPKGVSLGVMSKAFGLAGLRVGWLACRDADLLARCRAFKDYTSLCNSAPSELLALIALKAREQVLARSRGLLTRNLALLDAFFARHPDTFRWVRPRAGSVAFPRLSRNIPVARFTEALIAREGVLLLPGDVYAFEGNHFRLGLGRANLPEALMRLERFVNSGVLDTPA, from the coding sequence ATGCACATCCCCGACTTCGAGCTGGAGCGGTACTTCGCGCGCTGGGAGTTCTCCGCGCCCTACCTGCTGTGCGCCTCCGACGTGGAGGGCTGGCGCATGGCGGACCTGCTGGCGCTCGCCTCGCCGGAGGACTCCGCGCGCTGGGAGGCCCTGACGCTGGGCTACACCGAGACGCCGGGGCTGCCCCTGCTGCGCGAGGCCATCGCCGGGATGTACCCGGGCCTCACGCCCGACGACGTGCTCACCTTCGCGGGCGCGCAGGAGGCCCTCTTCGTGACGATGAACGTCCTGCTGGGGCCGGGCACGCACGCCGTCGTCACCTGGCCGGGCTACCAGTCCCTGTACGAGGTGGCGCGCGCCACCGGCGCGGACGTGACGCTGCTGCGCCTGCGCGAGGAGGACGGCTGGGCGCTGGACCTGGACGCGCTGGAGGCCGCGCTGCGCCCGGACACGCGCGGGGTGGTGGTGAACTTCCCCCACAACCCCACGGGCTCGCTGCCGGACCGCGCCACCTTCCAGGCCCTGTGCGCGCTGTGCGAGGCGCGCGGCATCCACCTCTTCTCCGACGAGGTGTACCGCCTGCTGGAGTACGACGCGGCGGACACGCTGCCGCCCGCGGCGTCGTGCTTCCCCAAGGGCGTGAGCCTGGGCGTGATGTCCAAGGCGTTTGGCCTGGCGGGGCTGCGCGTGGGCTGGCTCGCGTGCCGGGACGCGGACCTGCTGGCGCGGTGCCGGGCCTTCAAGGACTACACGTCGCTCTGCAACAGCGCCCCCAGCGAGCTGCTGGCCCTCATCGCCCTCAAGGCCCGGGAGCAGGTGCTGGCGCGCAGCCGCGGCCTGCTCACGCGCAACCTGGCGCTGCTGGACGCCTTCTTCGCCCGGCACCCGGACACCTTCCGCTGGGTGCGCCCGCGCGCGGGCAGCGTGGCCTTCCCGCGGTTGTCGCGAAACATCCCGGTGGCGCGTTTCACCGAGGCCCTCATCGCCCGGGAGGGCGTGCTGCTGTTGCCTGGAGATGTGTATGCCTTTGAAGGCAACCACTTCCGCCTGGGCCTGGGGCGCGCCAACCTGCCGGAAGCCTTGATGCGACTGGAGCGCTTCGTGAACAGCGGGGTCCTTGATACCCCGGCCTGA